From the genome of Vibrio navarrensis, one region includes:
- a CDS encoding 2-octaprenyl-3-methyl-6-methoxy-1,4-benzoquinol hydroxylase: MNKYDIAVIGGGMVGAAVAIGFAKQGRSVLVIDSAVPEAFFPQQAMDIRVSAISHNSVRLLETLGAWQHIKAMRVCPYKRLETWEHPECRTRFHSDALQLEQLGFIVENRLIQLGLWQEFAHYDNLTLLCPERLQSIQFMQTNLLTLESGLQVEADWVIGADGAHSKVRDLAGIGVTAWDYRQHCMLISVETALPQQDITWQQFTPSGPRSFLPLCGNQASLVWYDSPQRIRKLSSLSSEQLKQEVLAHFPGELGEINVLRWGTFPLTRRHAQSYAKHNCLLVGDAAHTINPLAGQGVNLGFKDVEQLLKVCDGKPLTLQAQKQYQSARRADNLLMQTGMDLFYKGFSNDLTPLKFARNAALKLAEHSGPIKQQVLKYALGL, translated from the coding sequence ATGAACAAATATGACATCGCTGTTATCGGTGGAGGCATGGTAGGTGCCGCGGTTGCGATTGGTTTTGCCAAGCAAGGCCGCAGTGTACTGGTGATAGACAGCGCCGTGCCTGAAGCGTTTTTCCCGCAACAGGCTATGGATATCCGTGTTTCTGCCATCTCGCATAATTCGGTGCGACTGCTCGAGACTCTCGGCGCTTGGCAGCACATTAAGGCGATGCGTGTTTGTCCTTACAAGCGCCTTGAAACATGGGAGCACCCAGAGTGTCGCACACGTTTTCACAGTGATGCGCTGCAGCTAGAACAGTTGGGTTTCATTGTTGAAAACCGTTTGATTCAATTGGGTTTATGGCAAGAGTTTGCTCATTATGACAATTTGACGCTGCTGTGCCCAGAACGTCTTCAAAGCATCCAGTTTATGCAAACTAACCTGTTAACACTGGAAAGTGGCCTACAGGTTGAGGCGGATTGGGTCATTGGTGCCGATGGGGCTCACTCCAAAGTACGAGATTTAGCGGGCATTGGTGTGACGGCTTGGGATTATCGCCAACATTGTATGTTGATAAGCGTAGAGACTGCGCTGCCGCAGCAAGACATCACGTGGCAGCAATTTACCCCAAGTGGTCCTCGCTCTTTCTTACCGTTGTGTGGGAACCAAGCTTCTCTGGTGTGGTATGACTCACCGCAGCGTATTCGCAAGCTCTCTTCTCTCTCGTCGGAGCAGCTTAAGCAAGAAGTTCTCGCTCATTTTCCTGGCGAGTTGGGCGAGATCAACGTATTACGTTGGGGGACGTTCCCGCTGACTCGTCGACACGCACAAAGCTATGCCAAGCACAACTGCCTGCTTGTTGGCGATGCGGCTCACACTATTAATCCGCTTGCCGGCCAAGGGGTTAATTTAGGTTTTAAAGATGTCGAACAACTGCTTAAGGTCTGTGATGGCAAACCATTGACCTTGCAAGCGCAAAAGCAATATCAATCCGCGCGTCGTGCCGATAATCTGCTGATGCAAACAGGAATGGATCTGTTCTATAAAGGGTTTAGCAACGATCTTACGCCATTAAAATTTGCCCGTAATGCCGCGTTGAAGCTGGCTGAACATTCTGGGCCAATCAAGCAGCAAGTGCTGAAATACGCATTAGGGCTATAA